The Longimicrobium sp. DNA window GCTCGCGCGTCAGGCGGCCCAGCTCCATCCCGGCCGCGGCGGAGCGCGCCTCGGCCAGCGGGGCGGATTCGACCGCCACGCCCTGGGTGGCGTGGACCACGCCGTGCAGCCCCCCGAACGCCTCCACGGCCGCCGCCACCGCGCCGCGCAGCGCCGCGGCGTCGCGCGGGTCGGCGCGGAGGAGGAGGGGCGCAGAGCCCCGCGCCTCGGCGGCCAGGATCCCCCGGATCGTCTGCCCGGCACCGCCCCCGCCGTCGGGCGCGGCGAGGAGACCGTCCCACGCCTCGCGCCCGGGGAAGGAGGGGTGCACCAGCACGGCCAGGCGCGCGCCCACCTCCGCCAGGTGCTCGGCCAGCACCCCGGTGCCCGCGGGCATCCCGCCGGAAACCAGGTAGGCGCCGCCGGGACGGAACGCCACGGCGCCCGCGCCGGGGGGCGCCGCCTCGTAGCCCAGCACCCAGCGCCGCCCGCCCCGGAGCGCCACCTCGGTGTCCGCGGCGTCGGCCAGGGCCTCGGCCAGGAGCTGCTCCACCAGGCGCTCGTCGCCGGGGGCGCCGGGGCGTACGTCCACCGTGCGGCAGACGACGTGCGCCAGCTCCTGCGGGAGCGCCAGGCAGGCGCCCAGCACGGCGGCGCGCTCGGGGCGGACGACCTCGCCGCCGGCCACGTCGCGCACCCCCTCGGTGGCCACCAGGAGCTGGAACGGCCCCCCGTCCGCCTCGCGGGCGAAGGTCGCCGCCAGGGCGGCCACGGTGGCGTACCCGCGCGCGTACGCCCGGGCGAACGCCTCGGGACCCTCGCCGCCCTCCGGGTCGATCCCCCAGAGGACCACGGCGCGGCGGGGACGAACGCCCTCCCTCGACAGGGCGTCGCGCAGCGCGGCCAGGTCTTCCGCCGAGCCCGGGCGCACCGTGCAGCCGCGGTCGCCCGAACGGGCGAAGCCCGCGCCGGCCTCCACCACGGCCACGGTGTGCCCCAGGCTCTCCAGCCGCCCGGCCAGCCGCCCTCCGATCCCCGTGCCGTCGGCCAGCACCAGCCACTCCGCGGCCTCCGCGGCCTCCGCGGCCTCCGCGGCCTCAGCGGCCTCAGCGGGGGGCCGCGCGGGAAGCGCGGCGCGCCGCCAGACCGGGAGGTACATCCACCCCGCCGGGCCGGACCGCCTTTCCACAGCCTGGCCCCCGCGACTCGCGAGGGCAGCCGCCGAACCCGGCTCCACCCAGAAGCGCTCACGCTGGAAGGGGTAGGTGGGGAGCGCGACGCGCCGCAGCCGTTCGTGCGCGTGCACCGCCTCCCAGTCGACCGGGGCCCCCGCCGCCCAGAGCCGGCCGGCCGCGCCCAGGATGAAGGCGTCTTCGGGGTGGCGCTCGTAGCGGTGGGGGAGGGCGACCACCAGCGAGGCCGGCGTGTCGCCCCAGCAGTCGAGCTGGAGGGCCAGCCCGCCCACCGTGTTCCCGGGGCCCACCTCCAGGAAGAGGCGGAAGCCGTCGCGGGCGAGCGTCTCCACCCCGGCGGAGTAGAGGACCGTCTGCACCAGGTGCCGCGTCCAGTACGCCGGGTCGGTGGCCTCGTCGGGGCGGATCCAGTCCCCGGTCACGTTGGAGGCGAAGGGGATGGTGGGCGGGGAAAGGCGCACCCCGCGCAGCAGCTCCGCCAGGCGCTCCGCCACCGGCGCCATCATCGGCGAGTGGTAGGCGTGCCGCGTTGGAAGGCGCCGCACCGACTCGCCGCGCGCCGTCATCTCCGCCTGCAGCGCGTCCACGGCCGCCTTGGGACCGGAGACCACGCTGATGTTGGTGGCGTTGTGCGCGCCGATCGCCAGCCCGTGGGCGCGCAGGTAGGGGGCGGCCTCCTCGGCGGTCTTGATCAGCCCCATCATCCCCCCCGGCGGGGTCTGGTCGATGAGGCGGGCGCGCTCGGCCACCAGCATCAGCGCGTCCTCGAGCGAGAAGACGCCGGCCACCGTGGCGGCGACGTACTCGCCCAGCGAGTGGCCGACCATGGCCTCGGGGCGCACTCCCCAGCTCATCCAGAGCTGGGCCAGGGCGTACTCGGTCACGAACAGCGCCGGCTGGGCCAGCCGGGTGCTGTCCAGCATCCCCATCTCGTCGTCGCCGCCGGCGCGCCCCAGCATGGCGCGCAGGTCCAGCCCGGCGGGGGCCTCGGCCGCCGGCGCCGGGCCGTCGGCCGGGTACAGGGCGTCGCGCAGGTCCATCCCCAGGTACGGGCGAAGGATCTCGGCGCAGCGGTCCACCGTCTCGCGGAACAGGGGCTCGGTCTCGTAGAGGCCCTTCCCCATCCCCGGGAAGTGGTTGCCCAGGCCGGGGAAGATGAAGGCGACGCGCTGCCCGCCCTCGGGCGCCTCCGCGTCGAAGACCTGCCCGGAAGCGCGCCGCTCCAGCGCGCGGACGGCGCCCTCGCCGCCCTGCGCCACCAGCGTGCGGCGGTGCGCGAACGCCTTCCGCCCGGTCTGCAGCGTCCAGGCGACGTCGGCCAGCTCCTGCTCCGGGTGGGCGCGCAGGTGCGCCGCCAGCCGGTCGGTGGCCGCCTCCAGCGCGGCCGGGGTGCGGGCCGAGAGGGTGAGGAGGCTCCATGCCCGCGCCGGCTCGGACGGCTTCGGCGCGGGCGCCTCCTCCAGCACCACGTGCACGTTGGTCCCCCCGATCCCCAGCGAGGAGACCCCGGCGCGCCGGGGGCCGTCGCCGCCGTCCGGCCAGGGGAGAAGGCCGGAGTTGACGAAGAAGGGGGAGCCGGCGAAGTCGATCTGCGGGTTCGGCTCGCTGAAGTGGAGGGAGGGGGGGACCTCGCCGTGCTCCAGGGCGAGGACCGCCTTGACGAACCCCGCCACCCCCGCCGCGGCGTCCAGGTGGCCGACGTTGGTCTTCACCGACCCCAGGGCGCAGTACCCCGTGCGCCCCACCTCTCCGAAGGCCCGGGTGAGGGCGGCCACCTCCACGGGGTCGCCCAGCTCGGTCCCGCTCCCGTGTGCCTCCACGAACCCCACCGTCTCCGGGTCCACCCCGGCGATCGCCAGCGCCTCCTCGATGACCTCGGCCTGCGCGTCCACGCTGGGGGCGGTGAAGCCCACCTTCTGCGCGCCGTCGTTGTTGACGGCGGAGCCGAGGATCACCGCGCGCACCGGATCGCCGTCGGCCAGCGCGTCGGCCAGCCGCCGGAGCACCACCACCCCG harbors:
- a CDS encoding polyketide synthase, translated to MSEPIGAVAVIGMAGRFPGAGDVERFWENLRAGVHSITFFDAEEGDDPAHVPAAGVLEGIDRFDAAFFGFNPREAEMLDPQQRLFLETAWEALENAGHVPGSEDEAVGVYAGSARSDYLALHLLTRPDVVESAGHFAMELLNERTFLPSRTSYKLDLRGPAINVQTACSTGLAAIHLACQALAAGECDLAVAGGVRVGFSRGHRYTPGGIVSPDGYCRAFDARAAGTVGGSGIGVVVLRRLADALADGDPVRAVILGSAVNNDGAQKVGFTAPSVDAQAEVIEEALAIAGVDPETVGFVEAHGSGTELGDPVEVAALTRAFGEVGRTGYCALGSVKTNVGHLDAAAGVAGFVKAVLALEHGEVPPSLHFSEPNPQIDFAGSPFFVNSGLLPWPDGGDGPRRAGVSSLGIGGTNVHVVLEEAPAPKPSEPARAWSLLTLSARTPAALEAATDRLAAHLRAHPEQELADVAWTLQTGRKAFAHRRTLVAQGGEGAVRALERRASGQVFDAEAPEGGQRVAFIFPGLGNHFPGMGKGLYETEPLFRETVDRCAEILRPYLGMDLRDALYPADGPAPAAEAPAGLDLRAMLGRAGGDDEMGMLDSTRLAQPALFVTEYALAQLWMSWGVRPEAMVGHSLGEYVAATVAGVFSLEDALMLVAERARLIDQTPPGGMMGLIKTAEEAAPYLRAHGLAIGAHNATNISVVSGPKAAVDALQAEMTARGESVRRLPTRHAYHSPMMAPVAERLAELLRGVRLSPPTIPFASNVTGDWIRPDEATDPAYWTRHLVQTVLYSAGVETLARDGFRLFLEVGPGNTVGGLALQLDCWGDTPASLVVALPHRYERHPEDAFILGAAGRLWAAGAPVDWEAVHAHERLRRVALPTYPFQRERFWVEPGSAAALASRGGQAVERRSGPAGWMYLPVWRRAALPARPPAEAAEAAEAAEAAEAAEWLVLADGTGIGGRLAGRLESLGHTVAVVEAGAGFARSGDRGCTVRPGSAEDLAALRDALSREGVRPRRAVVLWGIDPEGGEGPEAFARAYARGYATVAALAATFAREADGGPFQLLVATEGVRDVAGGEVVRPERAAVLGACLALPQELAHVVCRTVDVRPGAPGDERLVEQLLAEALADAADTEVALRGGRRWVLGYEAAPPGAGAVAFRPGGAYLVSGGMPAGTGVLAEHLAEVGARLAVLVHPSFPGREAWDGLLAAPDGGGGAGQTIRGILAAEARGSAPLLLRADPRDAAALRGAVAAAVEAFGGLHGVVHATQGVAVESAPLAEARSAAAGMELGRLTRELAALEEATAELPLDFLVLQNSIFSVFGGPGLAATTAGFVLGDAWAERCAARGRRWTSVSWDRWEEEGGSAALSAGAIPRADGVRVFETLAALAGEPRVVVSPQDLHARLERIRAPRGAAQAGEGGDALPEAGLHERPASAGEYLEPSGEAEELLAGIFRDLLGIREIGTRDSFFDLGGHSLLGLQVLSRVRETFQVDLPLRAIFEAPTVAGLAALVDEMILQELGEMSDEEAESALAGVGGAFDPDTTTVR